In Dama dama isolate Ldn47 chromosome 9, ASM3311817v1, whole genome shotgun sequence, the following proteins share a genomic window:
- the LOC133062810 gene encoding olfactory receptor 7A17-like: MVPGNDTQNSGFLLQGLSVEPELQPFIFGMFLSMYLITVFGNLLIILAVSSDSHLHTPMYFFISNLSFVDICFTTTTILKMLINIQIQNKAISYGGCITQMYFYILFAALDDFLLTVMAYDRFLAICHPLHYTVIMIPRLCGLLVLVCWLISALLSLLESLLVLQLSFCTDLEIPHFFCEIKQVVLLACCDTFLNDIIMYFTAVLLGGGPLAGILYSYSKIVFSIRGISSPQGKYKAFSTCVSHLLVVFLYYCSSLGVYLSSAATHSSHSSATASVMYTVVTPMLNPFIYSLRNKDIKRALKGFIQMAVKKRKIILSLQKCP, encoded by the coding sequence ATGGTACCAGGAAATGATACACAAAATTCAGGATTTCTTCTTCAGGGATTATCAGTGGAACCAGAGCTGCAACCATTCATATTTGGAATGTTCCTCTCCATGTATCTGATCACTGTGTTTGGAAATCTGCTCATCATCCTGGCTGTCAGTTCAGACTCCCATcttcacacccccatgtacttcttcattTCCAACTTGTCCTTTGTTGACATCTGTTTCACTACCACAACAATCCTAAAGATGTTAATAAATATACAGATCCAGAATAAAGCTATATCCTATGGAGGGTGCATCACCCAGATGTATTTTTACATACTCTTTGCAGCACTGGATGATTTTCTGCTGaccgtgatggcctatgaccgcttctTAGCCATCTGCCACCCCCTGCACTACACGGTCATCATGATCCCCCGACTCTGTGGACTGCTGGTGCTGGTGTGCTGGCTCATTAGTGCCCTGCTTTCCTTGTTAGAAAGCTTACTGGTGTTACAGCTGTCCTTCTGTACAGACTTGGAAATCCCCCACTTTTTCTGTGAAATCAAACAGGTTGTACTACTTGCCTGTTGCGACACTTTCCTTAATGACATAATTATGTATTTTACAGCAGTGCTGTTGGGGGGTGGCCCCCTGGCTGGTATTCTTTACTCTTACTCTAAGATAGTGTTCTCCATACGTGGAATCTCATCACCTCAGGGGAAATATAAAGCGTTTTCCACCTGTGTGTCTCACCTTTTGGTTGTCTTCTTATATTATTGCTCAAGCCTAGGCGTGTACCTTAGCTCTGCTGCTACCCACAGCTCCCATTCAAGTGCAACAGCCTCGGTGATGTACACTGTGGTcacacccatgctgaaccccttcatctatAGTCTGAGAAATAAGGACATAAAGAGGGCTCTGAAAGGGTTCATTCAGATGgcagttaaaaaaaggaaaatcattctGAGTCTGCAGAAGTGTCCTTGA